One Burkholderia vietnamiensis LMG 10929 genomic window carries:
- a CDS encoding pseudoazurin produces the protein MRKIGWLRLIAGAGLLVSMGAHAADVEVRMLNRASDGQRGFEPALVHIDVGDSVHFVAADSGHGVESIPGMAPAGAGAFSGKISEDLTVKFDKPGVYGYRCIPHYMLGMVGLIVVGHPTNEAAARSVAQPREAKARFDQLFATLDHEQPTQK, from the coding sequence ATGAGGAAAATCGGATGGCTGCGCCTGATCGCAGGTGCGGGGCTACTGGTATCGATGGGCGCGCATGCGGCCGATGTCGAGGTTCGGATGTTGAACCGCGCGTCGGACGGTCAACGGGGCTTCGAGCCGGCCCTCGTCCACATCGACGTGGGCGACAGCGTGCATTTTGTTGCCGCGGACAGCGGGCATGGCGTCGAAAGCATTCCCGGCATGGCGCCGGCCGGAGCCGGGGCCTTTTCCGGAAAGATCAGCGAAGATCTGACCGTGAAGTTCGACAAACCGGGCGTCTATGGCTATCGCTGCATCCCGCATTACATGTTGGGGATGGTCGGCTTGATCGTGGTGGGACACCCGACCAACGAGGCCGCGGCGCGCAGCGTCGCGCAGCCGCGCGAGGCGAAGGCGCGTTTCGATCAACTGTTCGCGACGCTGGACCACGAGCAGCCCACGCAGAAGTAG
- the katG gene encoding catalase/peroxidase HPI, whose translation MQRNRIAKSVLAAVAVIAMSAGSISARADGAPRANGFWWPETLDLSPLRQHDVESNPYGKDFDYAQAFQKLDIEAVKKDIRTTLTTSQDWWPADYGNYGPFFIRMAWHGAGTYRTYDGRGGAGGAQQRFEPLNSWPDNANLDKARRLLWPVKKKYGQNISWGDLMVLTGNVALESMGFQTFGFGGGREDDWQSDLVYWGAGPKFMSNNRDKNGKLEKPLAATQMGLIYVNPEGPNGNPDPVAAAQDIREAFGRMAMNDEETLALIAGGHTFGKAHGAASPDKCVGVAPAGAGVEAQGLGWANKCGTGKGADTITSGLEGAWSVDPVHFTMQYLDNLLGHDWVLTKSPAGAHQWMPKDAQNIVPDAHDPSKLHPLMMFTTDIALKVDPAYSKIAKRFEEHPDEFKLAFAKAWFKLTHRDLGPKARYLGKDVPKVDLIWQDPLPVAGYQTIGAADIADLKSRILASGLPKSELIKTAWASAASFRGTDYRGGANGARIRLAPENGWAVNDPASVAKVLKSLEAIQSGFNKGRTDGKQVSLADLIVLGGSAAVEDAARKAGYDITVPFAPGRVDATQAQTDVASFAVLEPTADGFRNYYQKGNERSPAELLVDRASKLDLTVPEMTVLVGGLRALDANTGHSKLGVLTNHPGTLSNEFFVNLLDMSTEWKKSPSADGTYEGRDRKTGALRWTASPVDLVFGSSSELRAVAEVYASDDAHEKFVRDFVAAWTKVMNLDRFDLKRI comes from the coding sequence ATGCAAAGAAATCGTATCGCAAAATCGGTGCTGGCTGCGGTCGCCGTTATCGCGATGAGCGCCGGTTCCATTTCTGCCCGCGCGGACGGAGCGCCGCGCGCGAATGGCTTCTGGTGGCCGGAGACGCTCGATCTTTCGCCGCTACGTCAGCACGATGTCGAGTCGAATCCGTACGGCAAGGATTTCGACTACGCGCAGGCATTCCAGAAGCTCGATATCGAGGCCGTGAAGAAGGACATTCGGACGACGCTCACGACCTCGCAAGACTGGTGGCCCGCGGACTACGGCAACTATGGTCCGTTCTTCATCCGCATGGCCTGGCATGGAGCCGGCACCTATCGCACCTACGACGGCCGCGGCGGCGCCGGCGGCGCACAGCAGCGATTCGAACCGCTGAATAGCTGGCCGGATAATGCAAATCTCGATAAAGCTCGCCGTTTGTTGTGGCCGGTCAAGAAGAAATATGGCCAGAATATTTCGTGGGGCGACCTGATGGTTCTGACGGGCAATGTTGCGCTCGAATCCATGGGTTTTCAAACCTTCGGATTCGGCGGCGGCCGTGAAGACGATTGGCAATCGGATCTGGTTTATTGGGGCGCGGGACCGAAATTCATGTCGAATAACCGCGACAAGAACGGCAAACTCGAAAAGCCGCTCGCTGCGACCCAAATGGGTTTGATTTACGTCAATCCGGAAGGTCCGAATGGCAATCCTGATCCCGTTGCGGCGGCGCAGGACATTCGCGAAGCCTTCGGCCGCATGGCGATGAACGACGAGGAAACCCTTGCCCTGATCGCCGGCGGCCACACGTTCGGCAAGGCGCATGGCGCGGCTTCCCCGGACAAATGCGTCGGCGTGGCGCCTGCCGGCGCGGGCGTCGAAGCGCAAGGTCTCGGCTGGGCCAACAAGTGCGGCACCGGCAAGGGCGCCGACACGATCACCAGCGGCCTCGAAGGCGCGTGGTCGGTCGATCCGGTGCATTTCACGATGCAGTACCTCGACAACCTGCTCGGCCACGACTGGGTGCTGACGAAGAGCCCGGCCGGTGCGCACCAGTGGATGCCGAAGGATGCGCAGAACATCGTGCCGGACGCACACGATCCGTCGAAACTTCATCCGTTGATGATGTTCACGACCGATATCGCACTGAAGGTCGATCCCGCGTACAGCAAGATCGCGAAGCGCTTCGAGGAGCATCCCGACGAATTCAAGCTGGCCTTCGCCAAGGCCTGGTTCAAGCTGACGCATCGCGACCTCGGGCCGAAGGCGCGCTATCTGGGCAAGGACGTGCCCAAGGTCGACCTGATCTGGCAGGACCCGCTGCCCGTCGCCGGCTACCAGACGATCGGCGCTGCCGACATTGCGGATCTGAAGAGCCGAATCCTGGCATCGGGGCTGCCGAAGTCGGAGCTGATCAAGACCGCGTGGGCATCGGCGGCGTCGTTCCGCGGCACCGACTACCGAGGCGGCGCCAATGGCGCGCGCATCCGTCTCGCGCCCGAGAACGGCTGGGCCGTGAACGATCCGGCGAGCGTGGCGAAAGTGCTGAAGTCGCTGGAAGCCATCCAGTCCGGCTTCAACAAGGGCAGAACGGACGGCAAGCAGGTGTCGCTCGCCGACCTGATCGTGCTGGGCGGCAGCGCCGCCGTCGAGGATGCGGCCCGCAAGGCCGGTTACGACATCACCGTGCCGTTTGCGCCGGGACGCGTGGATGCGACGCAGGCGCAGACGGATGTCGCGTCGTTCGCCGTGCTCGAGCCGACCGCCGATGGGTTCCGCAACTACTACCAGAAGGGCAATGAGCGCTCGCCGGCCGAATTGCTGGTGGACCGCGCGAGCAAGCTGGATCTGACCGTGCCGGAGATGACGGTGCTGGTGGGCGGCCTGCGCGCGCTCGACGCGAACACGGGCCATTCGAAGCTGGGCGTCCTGACGAATCATCCCGGCACGCTGAGCAACGAGTTCTTCGTGAATCTGCTGGACATGTCGACCGAATGGAAGAAGTCGCCGAGCGCCGACGGGACTTACGAAGGGCGCGATCGCAAGACGGGTGCGCTCAGGTGGACGGCAAGTCCGGTCGATCTGGTGTTCGGGTCCAGTTCCGAGCTGCGCGCCGTCGCCGAAGTCTATGCATCGGACGATGCGCACGAGAAGTTCGTGCGCGACTTCGTCGCTGCGTGGACCAAGGTCATGAACCTCGATCGCTTCGATCTGAAGCGCATCTAA
- a CDS encoding class I SAM-dependent methyltransferase produces the protein MSDCEAAPDSTAARVALWRALHVELDAPPHVLADEIGLRLLAPAPGWQQRGDMDPQFTRPFRASIVARARFIEDLVVEQAAQGVSQYVILGAGLDSFVQRRPEMASRVTVFEVDPPAPQAWKRRRLVELGFGVPDWLRFVPVDFEAKQSWRDALVRAGFDGGKPAVVVSTGVSMYLTREANAAALREVASLAPGTTFAMTFLLPLEHADPDVRPGLEMAEQGARASGTPFISFFMPDEIRALATAAGFARAEHVSADALARRYFAGRADGLRPPNNAEELLVATV, from the coding sequence ATGAGCGATTGCGAAGCAGCACCCGACAGCACCGCCGCGCGCGTCGCGCTGTGGCGCGCGCTGCACGTCGAACTCGACGCGCCGCCGCACGTGCTCGCCGACGAAATCGGCTTGCGCCTGCTCGCGCCGGCGCCCGGCTGGCAGCAGCGCGGCGACATGGACCCGCAGTTCACGCGGCCGTTTCGCGCGTCGATCGTCGCGCGGGCGCGCTTCATCGAAGACCTCGTCGTCGAGCAGGCCGCGCAGGGCGTGAGCCAGTACGTGATCCTCGGCGCAGGCCTCGACAGCTTCGTGCAGCGCCGGCCGGAGATGGCGTCGCGCGTGACCGTCTTCGAAGTCGATCCGCCCGCGCCGCAAGCGTGGAAGCGCCGCCGGCTCGTCGAGCTCGGTTTCGGCGTGCCGGACTGGCTGCGCTTCGTGCCGGTCGACTTCGAGGCGAAGCAGTCGTGGCGCGACGCGCTGGTGCGCGCCGGTTTCGACGGGGGCAAGCCGGCGGTCGTGGTGTCCACCGGCGTCAGCATGTACCTGACGCGCGAAGCGAACGCGGCGGCGTTGCGCGAAGTCGCGTCGCTCGCGCCGGGCACGACGTTCGCGATGACGTTCCTGCTGCCGCTCGAGCATGCGGACCCGGACGTGCGGCCGGGGCTCGAGATGGCCGAGCAGGGCGCGCGCGCGAGCGGCACGCCGTTCATCAGCTTCTTCATGCCGGACGAAATCCGTGCGCTCGCGACGGCCGCCGGCTTCGCGCGCGCCGAGCACGTGTCGGCCGACGCGCTCGCGCGCCGCTATTTCGCCGGCCGTGCCGACGGCCTGCGGCCGCCGAACAACGCCGAAGAGCTGCTCGTCGCAACGGTCTGA
- a CDS encoding amidase produces the protein MPHRAPYLAPASIPVDPLVRLSAGELASAIRRKAVSCVETMRAYLDHIERVNGAVNALISLRDRATLLAEAAEKDAALARGEYHGWLHGMPQAPKDLAMTKGLRTTYGSPIFRDHVPQADSIGVGRMRAAGAIFIGKTNTPEFGLGSHTFNDVHGATRNPYDLTRSAGGSSGGSAAALAARMLPVADGSDFGGSLRNPAAFCNVYGMRPSQGRVPRWPAVDVFMQQLGTEGPMGRTVGDVAQLLAIQAGYDANDPLSLAEQPLVFATPLDTDLRGRRIAWVGDWDGYLATEPGVLAQCEQGLATLREIGCDVDAALPAFAPERIWRLWLAHRHLLAGGGLLAHYRDPARRALLKPEAIYEVEGLLAMGGAAVFDASVERTAWHQAVLRFFDRYDFIAAPSAQVFPFDVELRWPQAIAGRPMDTYHRWMETVVPWTLAGCPVISVPVGFNDDGLPMGMQLIGRPRADLAVLQLARGYEQAADWVGRRLPGWMAA, from the coding sequence ATGCCGCACCGCGCCCCGTATCTCGCTCCCGCCTCCATCCCCGTCGATCCGCTGGTGCGCCTGTCGGCCGGCGAGCTCGCGTCGGCGATCCGCCGCAAGGCGGTCTCGTGCGTCGAGACGATGCGTGCATATCTCGATCACATCGAGCGGGTGAACGGTGCGGTGAACGCGCTGATTTCGCTGCGCGATCGCGCGACCTTGCTCGCCGAAGCCGCGGAAAAGGACGCGGCGCTGGCCCGTGGCGAATACCACGGCTGGCTGCACGGGATGCCGCAGGCGCCGAAGGATCTCGCGATGACGAAGGGGCTGCGCACGACCTACGGCTCGCCGATCTTCCGCGATCACGTGCCGCAGGCCGATTCGATCGGCGTCGGCCGCATGCGGGCGGCCGGCGCGATCTTCATCGGCAAGACCAACACGCCGGAGTTCGGCCTCGGCTCGCACACGTTCAACGACGTCCATGGCGCGACGCGCAATCCGTACGACCTGACGCGCAGCGCCGGCGGCAGCAGCGGCGGCTCGGCCGCGGCGCTCGCGGCGCGCATGCTGCCGGTGGCCGACGGCAGCGACTTCGGCGGCTCGCTGCGCAATCCTGCGGCATTCTGCAACGTCTACGGCATGCGCCCGTCGCAGGGCCGCGTGCCGCGCTGGCCCGCCGTCGACGTGTTCATGCAGCAGCTCGGCACCGAAGGGCCGATGGGCCGCACGGTCGGCGACGTCGCGCAACTGCTGGCGATCCAGGCCGGCTACGACGCGAACGATCCACTGTCGCTCGCGGAGCAGCCGTTGGTGTTCGCGACGCCGCTGGACACGGATCTGCGCGGCCGGCGCATCGCGTGGGTCGGCGACTGGGACGGCTATCTCGCGACCGAGCCCGGCGTGCTCGCGCAGTGCGAACAGGGTCTCGCGACGCTGCGCGAGATCGGCTGCGACGTCGATGCCGCGCTGCCGGCCTTCGCGCCGGAGCGCATCTGGCGGCTGTGGCTCGCGCATCGGCATCTGCTCGCAGGCGGCGGGCTGCTCGCGCACTATCGCGACCCGGCGCGGCGTGCGCTGCTCAAGCCCGAGGCGATCTACGAGGTCGAAGGGCTGCTTGCGATGGGCGGCGCGGCCGTGTTCGACGCGAGCGTCGAGCGCACCGCGTGGCATCAGGCCGTGCTGCGCTTCTTCGATCGCTACGACTTCATCGCGGCGCCCAGCGCGCAGGTGTTCCCGTTCGACGTCGAGCTGCGCTGGCCGCAGGCAATCGCGGGCCGCCCGATGGACACCTATCACCGCTGGATGGAAACGGTCGTGCCGTGGACGCTGGCCGGCTGTCCGGTGATCAGCGTGCCGGTCGGTTTCAACGACGATGGATTGCCGATGGGGATGCAACTGATCGGCCGGCCGCGCGCGGATCTCGCGGTGCTGCAGCTCGCGCGCGGCTACGAGCAGGCGGCCGACTGGGTCGGCCGGCGGCTGCCCGGCTGGATGGCCGCGTAG
- a CDS encoding arylamine N-acetyltransferase family protein encodes MTDSFDLSRYFARIGYDGPAEPTLDVLRRLHLLHPQAIPFENLNPLTGARVALDVPAIVAKVVARRRGGYCFELNKLFYTALTTLGFRVTPLIARVRWMRPPEAVTAQTHMLLRIDLDGAAWLADIGFGSATLTAPLRFAPGERQLTPHGAFRVVDAPVDGEFDMQFEIPDGWQTTYRFSLKPAEWIDYDAANWFTSTYPESIFVNDLIACRVLPTGRAALFNTVLTLRDAAGAGRTVTFDDAAAWGACLRDTIGIDTAGFDLDALFARVAARAGNI; translated from the coding sequence ATGACTGACTCGTTCGACCTTTCGCGCTACTTCGCCCGCATCGGCTACGACGGCCCGGCCGAGCCGACGCTCGACGTGCTGCGCCGCCTGCATCTGCTGCATCCGCAGGCGATCCCGTTCGAAAACCTCAATCCGCTGACCGGCGCGCGCGTCGCGCTCGACGTGCCGGCGATCGTCGCCAAGGTCGTCGCGCGCCGCCGCGGCGGCTATTGCTTCGAACTGAACAAGCTGTTCTACACGGCGCTCACGACGCTCGGCTTTCGCGTCACGCCGCTGATCGCGCGCGTGCGCTGGATGCGGCCGCCCGAGGCCGTCACCGCGCAGACGCACATGCTGCTGCGCATCGATCTGGACGGCGCGGCGTGGCTCGCCGACATCGGCTTCGGCAGCGCGACGCTCACCGCGCCGCTGCGCTTCGCGCCGGGCGAGCGGCAGCTGACGCCGCACGGCGCGTTTCGCGTCGTCGACGCACCGGTCGACGGCGAGTTCGACATGCAGTTCGAGATTCCCGACGGCTGGCAAACCACCTACCGCTTTTCGCTGAAGCCGGCCGAGTGGATCGATTACGACGCCGCGAACTGGTTCACGTCGACCTATCCCGAATCGATCTTCGTGAACGACCTGATCGCGTGCCGCGTGCTGCCGACCGGCCGCGCGGCGCTGTTCAACACCGTGCTGACGCTGCGCGACGCGGCCGGCGCCGGGCGCACCGTCACGTTCGACGACGCGGCCGCGTGGGGCGCGTGCCTGCGCGACACGATCGGCATCGACACCGCCGGCTTCGATCTCGACGCGCTGTTCGCGCGGGTCGCCGCGCGGGCCGGCAACATCTGA
- a CDS encoding universal stress protein → MLKLLVPIGHSPRSLHAVRHAAFLYRERCASEIVLINVQPPLEATRLEAFHPLSRLRSIEDRFACDDLAMAERVLREAGARYSVVKKVGPVADTIAAAAAETGCDEIVVVAPRHDPIHALLSMFRRSVMSRLVRISNVPVTAVR, encoded by the coding sequence ATGCTCAAGCTTCTGGTTCCGATCGGTCATTCGCCCCGCTCGCTGCACGCGGTGCGCCACGCGGCCTTTCTGTATCGCGAACGTTGTGCGTCGGAAATCGTGCTGATCAATGTGCAGCCGCCGCTCGAAGCGACACGGCTGGAGGCGTTTCACCCGCTGTCGCGGTTGCGCTCGATCGAGGACAGGTTTGCGTGCGACGATCTGGCGATGGCCGAGCGCGTGCTGCGCGAAGCCGGCGCCAGATATAGCGTGGTGAAGAAGGTCGGGCCGGTGGCCGACACGATCGCGGCCGCAGCGGCCGAGACGGGCTGCGACGAGATCGTCGTGGTCGCGCCGCGGCACGACCCGATTCATGCCCTGCTGTCGATGTTTCGCCGCAGCGTGATGAGCCGGCTGGTCCGGATCTCGAACGTGCCGGTGACGGCCGTCCGATAA
- a CDS encoding Nramp family divalent metal transporter — translation MNDNNSLDSAQTRPHRGSWLRRLGPGLVTGAADDDPSGIGTYSQAGAQFGLELLWSLLLTYPLMTAIQLVSARIGRVTGKGLASNMRAHYPPWLLYATVVLLIVANVINIAADLAAMGAAVNLLLHGPQELYVVFLGALSALLQIFVPYDRYARLLKWTALALLAYVAVALIVPVDWGEVGRALVRPRFQLTAAYLTTVVAVLGTTISPYLFFWQASQEVEELRAKPNQKSLRRAPHQAPAQLQRINFDTWVGMGVSNVIAFFITLTAAATLNRHHIAVKTSADAARALEPIAGHFAYILFALGIIGTGLLALPVLAGSAAYAAAGTFRWRNSLALKVGVAPEFYAVIALAIIGGVAITFMHFDPIRALYWSAVINGVTAVPIMIVMMLMARSRRIMGEFAVRGVLAWGGWIATAAMAIAATGVFVPG, via the coding sequence ATGAACGACAACAACTCACTCGATTCCGCCCAAACTCGTCCGCATCGCGGCTCGTGGCTGCGTCGCCTCGGCCCCGGTCTCGTCACCGGCGCCGCCGACGACGACCCTTCCGGCATCGGCACCTACTCGCAGGCCGGCGCGCAATTCGGCCTCGAACTGCTGTGGTCGCTGCTGCTCACCTATCCGCTGATGACGGCCATCCAGCTCGTCAGCGCGCGCATCGGTCGCGTGACGGGCAAGGGGCTCGCCTCGAACATGCGCGCCCACTATCCGCCGTGGCTGCTCTACGCCACCGTGGTGCTGCTGATCGTCGCGAACGTGATCAACATCGCGGCCGACCTCGCGGCGATGGGCGCAGCCGTCAATCTGCTGCTGCACGGTCCGCAGGAACTCTATGTCGTCTTCCTCGGCGCGTTGTCGGCCCTGCTGCAGATCTTCGTGCCGTACGACCGCTATGCGCGCCTGCTCAAATGGACCGCGTTGGCGCTGCTCGCGTATGTCGCAGTCGCGCTGATCGTGCCGGTCGATTGGGGTGAAGTCGGCCGCGCGCTCGTGCGGCCGCGGTTCCAGTTGACCGCGGCGTACCTGACCACGGTCGTCGCCGTGCTCGGCACGACGATCAGCCCTTACCTGTTCTTCTGGCAGGCATCGCAGGAAGTCGAGGAATTGCGCGCGAAACCGAACCAGAAGTCGTTGCGGCGGGCGCCGCATCAGGCCCCCGCGCAACTGCAACGAATCAACTTCGACACCTGGGTCGGCATGGGCGTATCGAACGTCATCGCATTCTTCATCACGCTCACGGCCGCGGCCACGCTGAACCGCCATCACATCGCCGTGAAGACCTCGGCGGACGCCGCGCGCGCGCTCGAACCGATTGCCGGCCACTTCGCGTACATCCTGTTCGCGCTCGGGATCATCGGCACGGGCCTGCTGGCGCTGCCCGTACTCGCCGGATCGGCCGCCTACGCGGCCGCAGGCACGTTCCGCTGGCGCAACAGTCTCGCGCTGAAGGTCGGTGTCGCGCCCGAGTTCTATGCGGTGATCGCGTTGGCGATCATCGGCGGCGTCGCGATCACGTTCATGCATTTCGATCCGATCCGCGCGCTCTACTGGAGCGCGGTCATCAACGGCGTGACCGCCGTGCCGATCATGATCGTGATGATGTTGATGGCGCGCAGCCGACGCATCATGGGCGAGTTCGCGGTCCGCGGCGTGCTGGCCTGGGGCGGCTGGATCGCGACGGCCGCGATGGCGATCGCCGCCACCGGCGTGTTCGTGCCGGGCTGA